A stretch of DNA from Syntrophales bacterium:
ATACCGCATTGGATCAAAATAGTAATACGAAACACACACAAACACAAAAACCCTGCTTCCACTTTTTGAGAAACAGGGTTTCAATAATCAGCACATAATACCCTCACACAGGGTGAAAGACTTTATACGTTTTAATCTCTGACATTACATATTCACTTTCGCTTATCACGATTTACACAAGAAATCTACTATTAAATAAAGATGACAAGTTCGTAAAAAGTCTTTTTTTTGTCACCCAAAATCATGTCCTGAACTTGTTTCAGGATCATTCAGGGTCTCTAACTTATTGAAATGTTTAGATGCTGAAACAAGTTCAGCATGACAAATGACACATTTTGAGACTTTTTACGAGTGCATCAAAGATGAACCTGCAAAAATAACCGGTACCTGATGGAGTACTGTTGAAATATTTCTTTGTGTAAGAAATAGAAAATTCGTTTGGATCTTGCCGATACTCTTTTATGAGAGCAAAAACCCTCGTTTTTCCAATGCCCAAAACCTCCTTTTGGTTTTAGATTATGGCTTTTCAGTAGTTCACTTTTAATAATTGAAAAAATTTACTTGACATACAAGGAAATCCTTATATACTCTGCCAAGTTTAAAATTCCCCAGAGGGGAAGAAAGTGTTTATCTGTCGGCACATTCTTCAATCATAACAATAAGGAAGGTTCTGCCTGTTATGATCAGCAGAAATGTTAGGTGGTACAAAAGGAGTGCTATCCTGACAAATTCGTAACCCCGCGAGGTTAGCTTTACGTGTTTTATGGGATACGCTGGCAAGTCGTTCAAAAAGGCTGGGATAGTATCCCTCTTATAGCTTCCTGAAGGTGGAGGGTTGATAATAACCCTCAACGACCTTATCGCGATACCGATGGTTGCTTTAAGAGTCAAAGAAAAGCTCACCGTGGAATGGAGGGATATGTCTATCTTTCCCCGTGATTGCGATGAATGTGGCCAGCCTGAGGAGAACTTCAGGTTTTGTGAGAGCAGATGTATGCTGCAGAGTTGTTCTGAATGCACGTTTCTTCTTCAGCTCTATGGCACTGGTTGCGGAAATGTCCACGTCTATTATCTATGTCGTAGATGTTATGAGGAACGTATTACACGGGGGTTTGTTGAACCCTAAGAAAGGAGGTATGAACTACTTTCCAGAAATTTTTTGCGTCACTAAATTGATCTTTATTAACAATAAAAGGAGGATTACATGGATCTCGACAAAAGAATGACGCTCAAGGATGCGGTAGCAAAGTTCATCCACGATGGCGATATACTTTACTATGGGGGCTTCCAGATTCACGTTCCCATGGCCCTGACTCACGAAATCATCAGACAGAAGAAGAGGAACCTGACCACTATCGAATCATCGACCGACGTGGGTGGTCTGGATATCATGGTGGGCGCCGGTTGTGTTTCGGAAATTCACACCGCCTGGATCATGAACTGGTATGTGAAGGCCCCCTATGCCATTCGCCGGGCCTTCAATGAAGGCAAGCTCAAGAGGTATGACATCTCCAACTTCGGCGCCACCAGCGCCATGATGGCAGGCTTTCTCGGCATTCCGTTCATCCCCATCCGGGGGAATATCGGCACGGATATGCCCAAAAACAACCCGATGGACCTCAAGCTCGTTGAAGATCCTTTCACCGGTGAGAAGATAATGGCTGTGCGCGCGTGGCGTGCCGACGTGGCGATCATCCACGCCCAGAAGGCCGACCGCTTCGGCAATGTGGTCTCCTATGGAACGCGCGGCGTCACCGACGAATTCGGCGCCATGGGAACAAAGCGGGGCGTCATAGTAACAGCCGAGGAAATTGTAGAGCCTGAAGTAGTCAGAAGCGATCCTGACCGCACGATTGTCCCCTACTACAAGACTCTGGCCGTTGTCCACTGCCCGTATGGCGCTCATCCTTCGGCCTGCCGCGGCTACTACGGCCTGGACATCCGCTTCAGCCAGTATCAGGGCAGATATGAGCGGCACGCAGAACTGCTGCCTCACTTCCTTGATGAATGGGTGTACGGCTGCGCGGACCAAGCCGCGTACATAGAAAAATATAAATCAAAATTTGGCCAGGAAGGCCTGGATCGGCTGAAACCCAAGCTCGGCTTTACGCCGAGCCCAAAAATGGGTGTCGATTACGGGTACCATGATCCGGTATGCTGGAAGGGTGTGCCCATGTACACTGATGACCGGCTCAAGGCCTACGAAGACGCAATCGCTGCTAAGAAAGGGGGTAACTAACTATGACTGATTATAAACTGACAGAACTTATGACAATCCGCTGTGCCAGGGAAATTACAGACGGAGAGGTTGTCTTCGTGGGAGTGGGACTGCCAATTATGGTGGCCGCATATGCCTTTGCCACCCACGCACCGAACATGATTATGTTCACCGAGGGAGGCGCTATCCGGGCGACGGCGCCTCCGGCCCTTGCGATCACCGTGGATGACCCTGCTGCTTTCCTCGGGGCCGATGCAACATTCGGCATGCTGGCCACCATGGCCGCCCTGCAGCGGGGCGAGGTTGACGTTGCCTTCATCGGCGGCGCCCAGATCGACAAGTTTGGAAACATCAACTCGACGGGCGCAGGGGACTGGTCCAAGAAGGAAAGCTTCACCTACTTTGCCGGAAGCGGTGGCGCGAACGACATGGCGACTTCGGGCAAAAGGGTCCTTGCCATTATGCCCCAGGATAAAAAGAAGTTCGTCGAAAAATGTGAATACGTTACCACTCCCGGCTTCCTGGGCGGCCCGGGGGAACGCGAGGCACTCGGCATGATCGGTGGGGGACCGTCGACTGTGGTTAGCACCATGGGTGTCTATTTGTTCGACGATGCCACCAAAGAGATGTACCTGTCAGAGTTTTACCCCGGCCAGTCAATTGAAAAGATCAAGGCCAACTGCGCATGGGATCTCAAGGTGTCGCCCAACGTGGTAGAAGCCACTATCCCGACCGCGGAGGAGCTTACGATCCTCAGATCCCTTGACCCGACCGGTTTTTACCTCGGATAAGTTGTAGAGAAATCCTAACCGTACCATAACAGTACCATAATTGAGAGAGCGGTGTTTTTTCGAACACCGCTCTCTTTGTGGGAAAAACTCACCTGATAAGCATCTGATCGAGGTGCTTTAAAGGAGGCCGGGTCTGCCCCATCCCGAGACCCGGGTCACTTATGGCGTGATTCCTGATGTGATCGAAAACTACCGGTGAAGATAAAAAATGTCACCGGTGTTTTCGTCTGGCTGATTTTGAGAAGATATTCATCTTAACCTCCAATAGTTAACAGGTGACATCATAGAACGGAAGCTCGTAGCGGTGGGCTGTGAAAACGGCAGCCGGAATAAACTGGAAGAAAGATACCTGAAATACCGGAATTATTATGCCCTCATTGATATTTCCGGCTATGGCGGGTATGGAAAAGATGTGTATACCCATCTTTTCCCTGAGTTTGATCAGTGGTTTGAAAGAAAATCTCTGGATGATATTCCTCCCAATATGACTTTGCTGGAAGACAGATCATATCTTATTGATCATCCGGATTTCAGGAAGGAAAGGGGAGGAGTGATCAGTTATCACATAAAAGTATTATCCCTCAGCATGATCGGGCTTATTATGAATCATAACAAGGGTGTAATTTCGGGGCAACTACTGCAGCACATAATCTTTGATATTTCCAGGCATACCAAATCATACGATTTTTCCGACCGCTTGTGTTTTTCGATCACGGTCAGAATGTTTATAGATATGTTAAAGGAAAACTTTTCTCATTTCGGAAGCCAGATGACCGATCTGTCTTTTCATGATTTTGCCAATGGGGATACTTTAAACCCAAAACCACAACAAGTTATCAGCATCCTGTGATATGCGGGGACAGGGAAGGGATGGGGACGTCGGTACTTACTTACGTTGCATAATATTTTATCCCTATTTGGCCTCTATCCTGCCTATCGCTCGTGTAATGCTTGATGTTGCTACGCCAAGGTTACGCGCTATTTCGGCTGCCGTGAGACCAGGTTCGTCAGCCCAGATCGGAGCCACCACAGATCATTTTATTCGCCAAAACGATCTTTTAACAGAAATGTTTCCTTTACGGTAATCTCTTTTCCAGTTTTATGAACAGTACAACATTCATTATATAGATCATGCGGAAAAAATAGAATATAGTTATTTTCAACTGCTTCATTTAAAAAAATTTCTTTCTCCTCCAATGATATAAGTGGCCTGACATCATAACTCATAATGTAAGGTAAGGGGATATGTGCAGTTGACGGCAGCAGATCTCCCGTAAAGACAACAGTTTCGCCCCGGTAGTTAATAAACGGAATTATTTGACCATGCGTGTGTCCGTTAAATAATTTTACGGAAAAGTCGGGGAAGAGGATACTGTCTCTGTCGATGAGCTTCAAATGGCCGCTATCCCCCATTGGGAGTATATTTTCTTTCAAAAAAGACGCCTGCTCCATTCTATTTGAATTAACGGCCAGATCCCATTGTTGTTTACTTGACCAGTATGTGGCATTCTTAAAAACCAATTCAAGTCGTCTTCTGTCTCTATTGTATTTCACTCCTCCGCCACAATGATCAAAATGGAGATGGGTTAATACAACGTCGGTAATATCATCTGCGCTAAAACCGTATTTCCCGAGTGAGCTCAATAAAGTATTATTGCCATTTAAATAATAATAACTGAAAAATTTTTTATCCTGCTTATCTCCTATCCCATTATCAATTAAAATTTTCTGATCTCTATCAACGACCAGCAAACAGCGCATTGCCCACTTACAAAGATTATTTTCATCAGCTGGATAAATTTTTTGCCAGAGCGCTTTTGGAATAAAGCCAAACATCACTCCGCCATCTAATTTAAAAGTTCCAGTTTCTATTGGATATAGTTTCATTTTTCACAACAGTTCTGTTTGGTCATGTTAAAACTTACAATAAAACAGACATTTATAATTTTACCAATTATAAATCTCTTTTGAAAGAAATATAATGGTTTCAGAAAAAGGCAGGTGGAAAGAATAATCGGCTCACGCAACACTATCATTTGTATTAAACTCAAAATGGGGTGTCAATGAAAATGAATTGTGGGGTTAGCACACAACAACATTCATCTTTCAGGGATTTTTTAAAAACCTTGTTGTGCTTTTTGTCTTTTTCGTGTCTAATATTTTTATAGCTCTTCTCTCTTCGGTGGTTTGTTTATTTTTCGTGGATTATCCTATGAGAGAGGTATTTCTTCCGGGTTCAATTAATTTCATATAACCTCGAGATAAAAAAATGGCAAATTTTAATCTTAAAGGTAAAAAGGCGATTATTTTTGGTGTGGCTAATGAACAGAGTATTGCATGGCACATTGCTGAAGCGCTGAACAATAACGGTGTGAGGAGCGCGTTCGCATACCAGGAAAGAGTTGAAGGTTCTGTTAAGCCGTTATTAAAAACTCTGAAAGACCCAATTGCAATTCCCTGTGACGTTGTTGATGATTCTT
This window harbors:
- a CDS encoding CoA-transferase produces the protein MDLDKRMTLKDAVAKFIHDGDILYYGGFQIHVPMALTHEIIRQKKRNLTTIESSTDVGGLDIMVGAGCVSEIHTAWIMNWYVKAPYAIRRAFNEGKLKRYDISNFGATSAMMAGFLGIPFIPIRGNIGTDMPKNNPMDLKLVEDPFTGEKIMAVRAWRADVAIIHAQKADRFGNVVSYGTRGVTDEFGAMGTKRGVIVTAEEIVEPEVVRSDPDRTIVPYYKTLAVVHCPYGAHPSACRGYYGLDIRFSQYQGRYERHAELLPHFLDEWVYGCADQAAYIEKYKSKFGQEGLDRLKPKLGFTPSPKMGVDYGYHDPVCWKGVPMYTDDRLKAYEDAIAAKKGGN
- a CDS encoding CoA-transferase — protein: MTDYKLTELMTIRCAREITDGEVVFVGVGLPIMVAAYAFATHAPNMIMFTEGGAIRATAPPALAITVDDPAAFLGADATFGMLATMAALQRGEVDVAFIGGAQIDKFGNINSTGAGDWSKKESFTYFAGSGGANDMATSGKRVLAIMPQDKKKFVEKCEYVTTPGFLGGPGEREALGMIGGGPSTVVSTMGVYLFDDATKEMYLSEFYPGQSIEKIKANCAWDLKVSPNVVEATIPTAEELTILRSLDPTGFYLG
- a CDS encoding helix-turn-helix domain-containing protein; translated protein: MAPIWADEPGLTAAEIARNLGVATSSITRAIGRIEAK
- a CDS encoding MBL fold metallo-hydrolase, whose amino-acid sequence is MKLYPIETGTFKLDGGVMFGFIPKALWQKIYPADENNLCKWAMRCLLVVDRDQKILIDNGIGDKQDKKFFSYYYLNGNNTLLSSLGKYGFSADDITDVVLTHLHFDHCGGGVKYNRDRRRLELVFKNATYWSSKQQWDLAVNSNRMEQASFLKENILPMGDSGHLKLIDRDSILFPDFSVKLFNGHTHGQIIPFINYRGETVVFTGDLLPSTAHIPLPYIMSYDVRPLISLEEKEIFLNEAVENNYILFFPHDLYNECCTVHKTGKEITVKETFLLKDRFGE